From one Leptospira paudalimensis genomic stretch:
- a CDS encoding TraB/GumN family protein, whose protein sequence is MRSIKKTTPPRKSTKKGFKTKEPYLFKTIDKTEVHILGTAHISKQSVEEVEKLIQSIKPDVICVELCESRMKSVEDPDYLKKLDIFKVFKERKMWLLLSSLILSSFQKKMGNQDIKPGDEMRKAISLGRSLKKPVLPVDREIQTTLKRSWGNVGFFSKMYLFSALLASLLVKEDVSDEKIEEMKSDDILKDLFSQIPKKYESIKNVIIDERDVYLAEKIRVSTLDKKVKKVVAVVGAGHLAGIERNIDLQNDLSVLDEVPKPKLWDSLSLIIYPVFFAGLIGYTTWSQGGEAGLDLFSKLIYIKGGLAALGALIAWAHPISILLAFITAPIGTFVPIFKAGWVSALSESYLRKPLVEDFERIAEDSETFQGFWKNRVLHIFLVFFLPQFGSTIGTFIVAGKGLKNLF, encoded by the coding sequence ATGCGTTCAATCAAAAAAACTACTCCACCAAGAAAATCTACCAAAAAAGGTTTCAAAACAAAAGAACCTTACCTGTTTAAAACCATTGACAAAACAGAAGTCCATATTTTAGGAACTGCCCACATATCAAAACAAAGTGTGGAAGAAGTTGAAAAACTGATCCAAAGTATCAAACCAGATGTCATTTGTGTTGAGTTATGTGAATCACGAATGAAGTCTGTGGAAGACCCAGACTATCTTAAAAAATTAGATATTTTTAAAGTGTTCAAAGAACGAAAGATGTGGTTATTACTTTCGAGCCTCATCCTTTCCTCGTTTCAGAAAAAAATGGGAAACCAAGATATCAAACCAGGAGATGAGATGCGGAAAGCCATCTCTCTTGGAAGATCACTCAAAAAACCCGTCCTTCCTGTTGACCGAGAAATCCAAACCACTCTCAAACGTTCGTGGGGCAATGTTGGATTTTTTTCTAAGATGTATCTCTTTAGTGCCTTACTTGCATCATTACTTGTCAAAGAAGATGTTTCTGACGAAAAGATTGAAGAGATGAAATCGGATGATATCCTAAAAGATTTGTTCTCACAAATTCCTAAAAAATATGAATCTATCAAAAATGTTATCATTGATGAAAGGGATGTATACTTAGCGGAAAAAATCCGCGTTTCTACCTTAGACAAAAAGGTGAAAAAAGTGGTAGCTGTTGTGGGAGCAGGCCACCTCGCTGGGATCGAGAGGAATATTGATTTACAAAATGACTTATCTGTGTTAGACGAAGTACCCAAACCAAAACTTTGGGATAGTTTGAGTCTAATCATCTACCCTGTGTTTTTTGCGGGTCTCATTGGATATACCACTTGGAGCCAAGGAGGGGAGGCGGGTTTGGATTTGTTTTCTAAACTCATTTACATCAAAGGGGGACTTGCTGCCCTCGGAGCTCTCATCGCATGGGCACACCCCATTTCCATTTTGCTTGCTTTCATTACGGCACCTATCGGAACCTTTGTTCCTATTTTTAAAGCAGGTTGGGTGAGTGCCTTATCCGAGTCCTATTTACGAAAACCACTTGTAGAAGATTTTGAAAGAATTGCAGAAGATTCAGAAACCTTTCAAGGGTTTTGGAAAAATCGAGTATTGCATATCTTCTTGGTTTTTTTCCTCCCCCAATTTGGGTCCACAATTGGAACCTTTATTGTCGCAGGAAAAGGCTTGAAGAATTTATTTTAA